The Juglans microcarpa x Juglans regia isolate MS1-56 chromosome 8D, Jm3101_v1.0, whole genome shotgun sequence genomic sequence ctgtagtcttgctcaccttgtgcgccgctacttgaatcagaatcatgctcatcttcaaTCGCATGATCTTGGGCACTgttgggcagcccttgtgatgcttccacctgaaactccacctgctttctaacatcctgttcttgtcctgtagactcagaattctccttcctcggtctaagcatggatttttcatcaaaagtgacatccctactgattacaaacttgggtgatctaggatcagtacaccacaacctgaatcccttcaccccactggcatacccaatgaatatgcccttctttgcccttggctcaagttttccatcattaacatgaaaatatgcaggacatccaaaaattttcaaatttgaataatcagcaggagtatcagaccatacctcatttggagtcttcaaaccaatcactgtggctggagagcgattgaccaagtaacaggccgtgttgattgcttcagcccagaaatccttagccaagcctgcattagaaagcatgctgcgagctctctccaagagggtcctgttcatccgttcagctaccccattttgctgtagagtatgtctaactgtacgatgtctggcaataccctcatttttgcaaaattcatcaaactcacctccgcagaactccataccgttgtcagtgcgaagtcgcttgattttcttgcccgtctgattttcaatcaaagctttccactgtttgaagttgacaaacacatcacttttctgcttcaaaaagtagacccaaaccttccgagagaaatcatcaatgaacgtaagcaaatattgagctccaccttttgacgggacagaagatgggccccaaagatcagaatgaatgtagtccacagaacttttggttctgtgaacccctgtagagaactgaactttgcactgtttgccaaacacacaatgctcacagaaatccagtttccctatcttctgatcacataacaaaccctgcttactcagaattgacattcccttttcactcatatgacccaaccgcatatgccacaaacgagtgacatctgaatctggatcatcagaaactgacactgcagctgcacctgtcacggtagagccctgaaggaaataaagaccatttgtcttatctcctttcatcacaaccatagagcccttactgactctgatagctccaccttcaccagtgtacttgtagtccagagaatcaagagtacccaaagaaataagattctttttcaaatctggaatatgtcgaacattagacaaagtccggacaattccatcaaacatcttgattctgactgaaccaattccagcaattttacaacccatatcattccctaacaaaacagaacctccgttgaccgattcatagttagtgaaccagtccctcttgggacacatatggaaagtgcaagctgagtccaaaacccacttgtcactaaagcgactattggagtcgcttattgctagaacaagatctaggtcgttagacctatcatcagcaacactaacggcattagatgaactagtgccgtcctctttgtttttcaattttggacactcgttcttgtagtgaccaaacttatggcagtaatgacatttgacgtttttcttactgaacgttgtttgtgaactgcccctggatttccccttattcttctctgaacccctgtcattcgatctacccctgcttgaggaccccttaacaaacaaaccactagcttgttcattagtgttcttcacactcaatttattcctcaactccttagaattcaaagcagactttacatctaccaaggaaattgtatttctaccatacaacatggaattcacaaagttctcaaaagatgtgggtaatgaacataaaataattaacgcttgatcttcttcttcaagcttaatatctatgttcctcatATCCATAATGagtttattaaactcatctaggtgttcagaaataagagtaccttccttcatttttagagtgtataaccgttgtttcaaatacaaccggttagtgagagatctcttcatgtacagattctcaagtgcaGACCAGAGACCAATTGCTGTTtcctcatcagcaacctctcttaaaactccatcagatagtgacaaaagaatagtactgtgtaccttttcttcttcttctttcgaaggagccggagaatcttCAGATACTGAcgcttctaatacttttgacaagccctgttgtcgcagtaaagccttcatcttgatgcgccatagactgaaactgttctgaccgtcaaatttctccacttcgaacttagccatagccatccctccagatcctgagcaaagctctgataccagtttgttgggaataagtgtagctgggactaacacgaagtatagtagcggaactaaacgaaagaaatagatgacaatcacactgaaagaacaccaagaattaagtggttcgactcaaaacgagcctacgtccactggtggggtcggtatcgaagatttcactatcaacaaagatggagtacaaatcaatacaacaaaacttcacaaggaagttatctctcaaactctctctagacttctctctcaagaaaacactaaacaaGAGCAAAATGTGAATTCTGAAGTCCTTAATCACAAATgagagaggcgccgtttgatatttatagcaaaaagtgagaattcacttttgtgaacattggctcgagcgaacgtcgagcgagtgtcgagcgaacgtagatattctgtaCTTCGCTCAAGcaaacagttgtgcgagagtcgagcgaagctctctgcctgaactcgctcgagctgtgtgtcgagcgagggtcgagcgaagctctctgacttggatattgctcgagctgaatgtcgagcaatacttgagcgaagttctctgtctgaattcgctcgagctgaacgtcgagcgaatgttgagcgaagctctctgtttgacttcgctcgagctgagtgaacctccgctcgagcgaacgtacgacacttgcactgttcaatcagaattcaagccacctcataacaataCTTCTGCAATATTGCTCTTTCGATAGTCTGACTCAGGGTTATGTGAATCAGAAGGCAATATTGGTGACATATGGTTACAGATACTTGGGAGCAAAAGGAGATATCAAAGTTTGGAACCCCTACGTTGAGTCGGATGATGAGTACAGTACTTCTGAAGTTCGTCTTCTCAATGGCCCTAACAATGATTTTGAGAGCATTGAAGCTGGATGGGCGGTAATTAGCATAACCACTCTAGAGTTACTTGAGCATCTTAGGGTTCCTTGAGTTGCTGCACTACTACTAATATAGTTGTATTTACTTGTGTATCATGATGAATCCTCAAGTATTTTAGCCTTTTCAACTCAGTGTATATCTTTAATATGTAACCATTTGTTACTCTTCAGGTAAATCCAAGCATATACGGGGATAGACAgagtcgtttatttgcatattGGACGGTAAATTACAGCAACCATATGTTAAAATACCATAAAGCTCTAAATCAGATGTAATGATGAGTGTTTTTGTTTAGAGTTCTTGAGTTTGAATATGGACTCCACATTTAGTGATTTTGTAGTAGTTTCTTTGGAGACAGACacgtaaaaaatatgataattctGTTCTTTTAGGCTGATGGTTCGAAGACAACAGGTTGCTTTGATCTTACTTGTCCTGGTTTTGTTCAAACCAGCCATATAATTGCTCTTGGAGCAGCAATTCATCCAATCTCATTGCCTGATGAACTTCCATATCAAATAACCATTTACATCTTTAAGGTGAGGAAATGAGCTTCACTacttctaccttttttttttttttttttttttcttttcgagtAATGTTATTCACCATTCGTTTAACCATCTTGCTATTTACTATCTTACCTTCTGACTTTAGGATCCGAAAACGGGTAATTGGTGGCTGCAGAATGGAGATAGAATCAACATTGGATATTGGCCACCTGAATTATTCAGAGCTTTGAGCTCCCAAGCAGTAGCTGTGGAGTGGGGAGGTGAAGTATACAGCTCCAAACTGGGTCATGCTCCCCACACTGCAACAGCAATGGGTAATGGAAACTTCCCAGACCCTAATTGGGGCAATTCAGGTTGGATAAAAAGAATGCGAATTCATGACAATTCTGCTGCCTTGAAGTTCCCAGATTGGGTTGAAACTTACGCGGATGAGTTCAACTGTTACGATGCTTATTATGTGAGTGATTATGTTGAAGATCCTGAGTTTTATTATGGAGGGCCtggaaaaaattttatatgccAATAATTAAGGACTTATAATGTCTGCTAGGATGgtaatttgatgaaaagttatttttggagattgttatatttttgttgaaaaattctaaacgTAAACCTCACACTCCTGCACATCACTTAAAAACATATGattttatcctcatattttatgaaatgtgaaatatgaagataaaaaaataaaattacatatttttaagtagtgTGCAGAGTGAGACTTCTATGTAGCATGActcatttttgttaaataaatgtACCAAACTTAACTACCAGTTATAATCCCTTTTTATAGTTGGAATGTAATAGATAGGAGGGAATGGAAAAAGATACTTTGGCATTAAGTTCTTGTCAAACTCGAGCTCTTCAATAAGATACATGAGATAGACATGTGAAGTGAGACTTATTTCAATAGTACATGTTCGAAAAAATTCACACTGTTAATAATAAATGTTGTAGAGTTTACTTCATTGGATAGTACAAACTTTAGGAGAAATGAGATGAAGGAGAGTGAGGATTAATGAAAACTTGACCAAAACCTGCATAATAtcctttatattttgttaaaaattctaAACTACTCCCTTTTTAGTTTcactgttaattttttttttttcattttctatctcTCTTCACTCTTTGATTAATCTAGTTTTGCTCCACCACGtacttgatatttttattttcattctcatctttttgttttgatcaATTTATCCTGCTTGATTAAGTAAATATCGATAaactacaaaaattaaaaaaaaaaacacttaatgACTTGTTAACTATACGAGAAATTCTACACGGAAGCCACCACACACTTCCACttaatcaatatttaatttttcatgtttgtCGTTTTATCTTAATGGTTAAATATTTGTGCGCTTAAATAGAacgataaaaataacaaattacatgttGATTAGATggaggtgtgtggtgtaagattTTCTTGACATAGCATTTCtctaactatatatttattaaagttATAAACTCATCAAGACTTAATTAGAAACCCCAAAAATGATATTGACTGCTAAAGACAGTTTCCAAATATGGCTGAGGAGTTTAAAATGTTGATTAGTATCATGATACCAAGGAttaaatattttagagtttagTTTTAATCGAATTATTGTGCTTACACTGAGAGATggttctataatatttattgttagttatttgagtttttttggataatattaaatattcaataaatgtataaaactgcaatttatttatctaataaatCCCTTACATTCTAAACTCTAGCAGCTAAAGGAAGTATGCATTAGTCCTATTGAGATTGTAGAGTTGGACTAACTAATATGGCTTAAAGGTATCTCTTTAGTTCCCCGTCTCGAGTATTCAGACTTAACCTTTTTCAGTTGAAAAATGAACAGCCAAAATCTTAATAACTAAATCCTAGAGTtgacataaattataaaaaaaaaaactctataatCCAACCCattttggtgaaaaaaaataaaacatttacgTAGAGGTATCAATTCGTGTTTGTGAGTCGTATTCGTGTCATGACAAGTCATgaatattagactatataagtTTACTCAAACctaactcatttaattaaatagggtGTTCGGCCCTAAAAACTCAAATCCAACCTGTTTAATTAACGGGTGACTCGACATGACCCATTTAACCGATTTAGTAATTAACTAATTTTATTGGGTTAACCCAAACATGAACCCGTTTCAATGAcccgtatattttttttttaactcaattaatataatttcatatataatacaataataactatatataaataatttacaatgcttcaaaaaaaaaaaatacaattagaaTTGGATTCatggtaaaatattttattatcaatatccaaaccattaatatataaaaaaaactaatatttttataaaataaaattacatattaacaaaaCAAGTTTATAGTTTGAGATATTACATAGTCAAATACGaatattaatatcacatattcccaacaaaaaaaaaaaagacatttaagacaaaacatttataaaatttaaaaataaaatttattgatgttATACTGATTTTGCTAGTTGACCCATAATTAACATGCTTATTTATCGTATCTTGTCAGGTTAAGTCGTTTGCCGCATTCGTATCTGGTTTACGGATCGACGCGAATATTAAAATGTATTGGCTAAAGACTTTTTTGTCTCAAGAATGAaaacaattgaaataaattatttacaaaatgaATTCGTACAgcatttttttgtttggtttcaaTTAGTATAGTTTAATTTTACAGCTTTGAAGGAGATACGCAGCTGGCAATAGGAGCCATAAACAATAGAGAAACCTCTACTTAATGGCACATTGACCCCATCATTGAAGATATCAAGCACATCTTTGCCCTCTCAAAGGTTTTGAAATTTTGCCAAAATTCATCGATCTGCAAATTGATGTGCGCACTCTGTAGCATAATAGGCAGCAACCAACCTTGTTTTTAATTGTATATCTACTAACCTTTTATCTAGATGTCTGTTGTGTTTCTTGATAGTAGAAAAGATCCACCCCAAATTTTGTAATactttacttatttataatatacGCAAtcttgtttagaaaaaaaaaagtttaattttgcggctcatatttttgtttttgaatagtACTGCTTATTATCCTAACTTCtatcatcttttcatcattttatgatatggcattaggtgattgaaaattatttattgtattttacttgtaaacttattatttaatatcatatcatgagatgatggAAGGATAATAGAagatgagatgatgaataaattttttcttttgtttttatatgaaAACATATGTAAGATTAGTCAGATGAATCAATTATTGACACTAAGTTTTAATGACTAGTCAACTCAATTAAACATATTATGTTTTTGTGTAATTAATGATTCTTTTCAGAATTGTTCATTCTAATTAATTGTGTATAATCTACAAATAATGGCAAGAGTTTAACTATCCTGACCTTCTATATATCTCCATCTCTCAAGGCTTAAACGCCACTCTCATTACATTCTGTTGTTTGTTTGTGtgtgatagagagagagagagagagagagagagagagagaatggggaaaagaaagaaagtgattTTGTTGTTTTCAATGGCTTTGCTTGTCTTGAGTTGTAAAGTTGATGCGAAAGCTGAAGCTACAACAACTTTATCAGAAGTTAATAGGAAACTGAAGCTTCTCAATAAACCTGCACTCAAGAGCATTAAGGTATGTGTGTTCTACCAATGCTTTTGTCATGATCCAAAGATTTCTACCAGTGCTTTAATGGTTATTGCAGACTGAAGATGGAGAGATTATCGACTGCGTGGATATCTACAAACAACCTGCTTTTGATCATCCTGCATTAAGGAACCACACTATTCAGGTGCATTTGCTTTCATGATCATAACCCTTTTGTCTCTTTTACTCAAATCTTAGTTGAATTATCCGAGTAATTATCAAATAGTTCCGGAATATATGGATATGTGATTCCATAAGAATACACTGTCATTGAGTCTCGTAACAAATGTTCCATGTCAAATGCAGATGAGACCCAGCTTTACTATCCAAGATGAGACTTCAAGCACAAAAGTTGACTCCCCTCCGGCTCCGGCGCTGTCTCAGACGTGGCAAAAGAGTGGAAGTTGTCCAGAGGGAACCGTTCCCATTCGCAGAATACGAAAGGAAGACTTGTTGAGGGCTGCTTCCCTTGAGCACTTCGGAAGGGATGGCCCTCGGACTTCTTGGGCAGTGAACGCAGCAGCAACAAATGGCCAAAGTAGGCATTTTGTTCATCTTAATGGCTCCAAAATCCCAATTTTTCCCATGCCCGATCATTCGGTAATTTTCACATGCTGCCAACGAATTAAATGTTTATACCTAATTTGTCTTGAAAATATAATCAAATACATGATATACATGctcatttattaatttattcaaacTCTCAACCAATAAATTTGAACtgtcatacatatatatatatatggatcctTTTAGCTTGATCCAGTGCTGATTTGTTTGGCGATATTGTTTCTTGAACCAGACTGCATTTCTGGTCACAAAGGGATACAATTACGTTGGAGCTAGAGGGGGAATAAATGCTTGGAGTCCAAGAGTTGAATCTGCCGATGAGTATACTACTGGCCAAATTTGGATTAAGAACGGACCCCCCGGCATCAATTTTGAAAGTGTAGAAGCAGGCTGGATGGTTTGTGCACTCACCCAAGCAAATCAATTGACCTCTCAAATTGACtaagggaaatgatatttataattttaagatatacgagttttgtgtattttttatgaaaaaagtgGGTGCATTTGAagattacatgaaaaaattaattttttaataataaattttattttttttcaaaaaaaatgtataaaatttatatattttaagattatatttaacattactcgatGAATCTGTTTAACATTCTGtgcactactttttttttttttttttttttcaggtcaACCCGAAATTATTTGGTGGTGCAGAGCCTCGGCTTTTTGCACGTTGGACTGTGAGTATACTTTCTTCTTGGAACAAATGGTAATTAGCTACgaatttatgagaatttattGGTTTCTTCTTGTTTTGTCCATTTTTTGTCAGTTGGATGGGTACGAAAAGACAGGTTGCATTAACCTCGTTTGCCCTGGGTTCGTACAAACTAGCGAAACCATCTTATTAGGAGGAATTCTTCAACCTTTGTCACAGAAAAATGGACCGCAGTATCAGATCAACCTCATGATGGACCATGTAAaaattctctccctctctttttcatGATGATCAGAGTTATCTATACAAATGCTTTGCATCTAAACCCttgattttgcatatgacatAAAATTgatgataattttgatgctaAGAACGTGACTACAACGACGATAATTTCGTTGCAAATAgtggatatttttatttatttttttatttttttcttaatatgtgtATAGTGTAAGGCtgttgaatagaatttttcttgcaCCGGCctatgtgttttttgttttaggatcCAAGTACCGGAAATTGGTGGCTACACACTAGTCAGGATATAATAGGGTATTGGCCGGGACCTATCCtgtcttatttgaaaaaaagtgcaACCACAATTGAATGGGGAGGAGATGTTTATAGCAAGAAGGTGAACGGAAACAGCCCCACACTGCAACAGCCATGGGGAGTGGGGATTTTGCAGCCGGGCGCATGGGATCAGCAGCTTATGTTGGGCAGTACATGATTGTGGATAGTTACCTAAGGTTGAAGAACCCTGAATGGGTAGATGTTTTCGCCGAGGAACCCAACTGCTACACCGCCACCAACTTCCCGGAGACTCCTAAATCAGAGGCTGTTTTTTACTATGGAGGGCCTGGTCGGAA encodes the following:
- the LOC121243390 gene encoding uncharacterized protein LOC121243390 gives rise to the protein MGKRKIVILLFSMALLVFSCVVDVKAEATKTLSEVNRKLKLLNKPAVKSIKSADGDTIDCIDIYKQPALEHPALRNHTIQMTPSYDPSETKTMSKWDHEVSSVTVTSQLWQKSGSCPKGTIPIRRIRRSDLLKAGNSVENYGRKKPSFLHQVAQLNGSQNSNLLQMNHSKAILVTYGYRYLGAKGDIKVWNPYVESDDEYSTSEVRLLNGPNNDFESIEAGWAVNPSIYGDRQSRLFAYWTADGSKTTGCFDLTCPGFVQTSHIIALGAAIHPISLPDELPYQITIYIFKDPKTGNWWLQNGDRINIGYWPPELFRALSSQAVAVEWGGEVYSSKLGHAPHTATAMGNGNFPDPNWGNSGWIKRMRIHDNSAALKFPDWVETYADEFNCYDAYYVSDYVEDPEFYYGGPGKNFICQ
- the LOC121243392 gene encoding uncharacterized protein LOC121243392, coding for MGKRKKVILLFSMALLVLSCKVDAKAEATTTLSEVNRKLKLLNKPALKSIKTEDGEIIDCVDIYKQPAFDHPALRNHTIQMRPSFTIQDETSSTKVDSPPAPALSQTWQKSGSCPEGTVPIRRIRKEDLLRAASLEHFGRDGPRTSWAVNAAATNGQSRHFVHLNGSKIPIFPMPDHSTAFLVTKGYNYVGARGGINAWSPRVESADEYTTGQIWIKNGPPGINFESVEAGWMVNPKLFGGAEPRLFARWTLDGYEKTGCINLVCPGFVQTSETILLGGILQPLSQKNGPQYQINLMMDHDPSTGNWWLHTSQDIIGYWPGPILSYLKKSATTIEWGGDVYSKKVNGNSPTLQQPWGVGILQPGAWDQQLMLGST